AGAAATTCAGCGGGAATTGACGCAACCGGCGCAGGTCATTTTTATATCGGTTCACGACGGTTTGGATTACCGGCTTGGCGCGGTGCGGGCGGGCGGCTTGGCGTATTTTACCAAGCCGTTTAATCCGGTTGAATTGATCGGTCAGCTTGATTTGATCACAGCCTCGCAAATCCAGGATTCCTTTCGCATATTGCTGGTCGACGATAATCCGACCATCCTGGCCTATAATGCCGCAGTACTGGAACGAGCCGGCATGACGGTCAAAGCCGTAACCGGACCCGCACAACTCCTCGAAACCCTGAATGGCTTCAACCCGGATTTGATCCTGATGGATCTCTATATGCCCGGTTGTAACGGTATCGAGCTGGCAAAAGTAATCCGGCAAATGGAAGGTTTTATCGCGATTCCGATCGTTTATCTGTCGTCGGAGAATGATTTCAACACGCAACGTGAAGCCATGAGCCTGGGAGGGGACGATTTTCTGGTTAAACCGGTTTTCTCCCGGCAGTTGATTTCGGCGGTGACGCTACGGGTAATGCGCGCGAGGTCTTTGCGTGCGTTGATGGTGCATGATGGCTTGACCGGTTTGCTGAACCATACGGCGATCAAAGAAGAACTGGTGCGTGAGGTGGTTCGCTCTGACCGGTTGAATACGCCGCTGTCGTATGCCATGGTGGATATCGACTTTATCAAGAAAATCAATGATCTTCATGGACATGCTGCAGGAGATCGCGTCATTAAAAGCTTGGCAAGGTTGTTAAAGCAGCGGCTACGTGGCACCGATACCGTCGGCCGCTATGGCGGAGAAGAATTTGCGGTGATTATGAATGATACCGATGCAACCTCGGCTGCCAAAGTCATCGACGAAATCCGGCATGTTTTTTCGCGGTTATTGCATTTAAGCCAGGATGAGGAGTTTTCAGTCAGTTTCAGTTGCGGGATCGCGGATCTCGAACATTTCCCGGACGCCGCAAAATTGAGCGAAGCGGCTGAAAAAGCGCTGTTTCATGCCAAACAGCGCGGACGTAACAAAGTAGTGGTCAATAGCGGGGATTGAAAATACTGACTGATTGACTGCACGGACGGCTCGTTCGTCGAATTAATCAGCGTTTCCTGAGGTATCCTTTCAAGCGTAGGACGTCACATAGCGCGATCATCGCGCCGGGTTCGCAATTCGCGCGGTGGCTCGTTAACCGAATCGATTGCGAATTGCTGTTTGCTGAAAGCCGCGCGTGATTGCGGATCCGGATCAATTTCCTGAATGGACTCGATGACGGTTACCCGCGGTGCCAATCCTGCAGCATTGGCAACCTGGATGGAAAGCCCTGGCCGTGCATTGAGTTCGATAATCATCGGACCGTGATCGCGATCGAGCACGATATCGGCACCCAAATAGCCCAGGCCGGTCATTTCATAACAAGCCGCAGCCAGTTGCAGCAATTTATCCCAATGCGGAATCACCAGTTCCGAGAAAGTCTTGCGCGTATCCGGATGAAATAATACCGGCTCGCCGTACTGAACGGCATGTAATGCGCTGCCGCTTCCCATATCGATCCCGACACCCACGGCGCCTTGATGCAAATTGGCTTTGCCATCGGAGGCATGGGTGGTAAGCCGGAGCATTGCCATGATGGGATATCCGCGAAAAACGATGATGCGTAAATCCGGGATGCCTTCATAACTATAATCCGCAAAAACCGGATCCAATTGGATCAGTGACTCGATCATCACCATATCGGGTTTCCCGCCGAGGCTATGCAAGCCGCTCAGAATATTCGAAACATGCCGTTCGATGTCGCGCAGTTGTAAAGCATCGCCGCTCGGCTTGAAATAGAGATTATGTTCATGCTCGGTAATCACCAGGATGCCTTTGCCGCCGCTGCCTTTGACCGGTTTGATGACAAACTGGGCATGCGGATCCAATATCTCTTTCAACAACCTGACATCATGCTGGTATTGCACGGTTCCCAATAACTCCGGTACGGTGATTCCAGCTTGCTGCGCCAGCAATTTGGTTTTGAGCTTGTCGTCGACCAGCGGATACAGACGGCGCGGATTGTAACGGGATATCAACCCGAAATTTCTCTGGTTCATGCCGATGATGCCAAAGCTTCTGAGCTTCTTAGCGCTTGCCAGAAACATTGCGCCGCTCCAGTGCGTGAAAACGGTAAAGCTCGGATAGCCGGTACCCGGTATATTGTCCGAGAATCAAAATAAGCGCCAGATTGACCAGCATCAATTCGGGGAAATTGAAGGTTAGGTACTCGATCGTCCGGTTTGTCATGAACAGATATGCAATCACCGCCGTCAGTAAGCTGCCGCCGCCTTGGATAAATACTTCGCGAGGACCGTCCTCTTCCCATAGTACCGACATCCGTTCGATGGTCCACGACAGAATGATCATCGGGAAGAAAGTAACGGTCAGCGCTTGATCGAGCCCGAGTTTGTTGCTGATAATGCTGATACTGGCGATTATTGCAATAACGACGATGATCACTGCCGAGATACGCGCGACAAATAACAGATTGAGTCGTGATAGATAGGAGCGTATCAGCAGCCCGGTACCGACTACGGTCAAAAAGATAAGAATTCCGGTCAGCAAAGTGGTTTGTATCAATGCGAGTGCAATCAATATCGGCATAAAAGTCCCGGAAGTGCGGATACCGATCAATAGCCGCATAATGACGACAATTAATGCGCCGATCGGCAGCAGCAGGATCATTTTGAAGGCATTTTGCTGTTCGATCGGTAAACTGTAGATCGAAAAGTCAATGATGCCCGCCTGTTTGTTCATGCTGTCGCGGACTACAAGGTTACGGGTTGAGTGAACATTCTTGATAATTGAAAAGGATATCTGCGAATTTTTGCCGCCGACGACATCCAGGAGTGACTGATCGCCTCGTTGCCATATCAGAAAATTCTTCGGTTTACCGATTTCTCCGGAGTTTTGATTGAATAACAACCATTGCCCGCCGATGTATACCTCGACAAAATTGGTCAATGTTTGCCGGCGGCGCCCGTCTTTCAAATAAAGCCCGCGAACAATGCGCGCACTGATACCTTCCAGCGCCAGTAAGTTGATAATCAGGTGTGTTTTGTACTCTTCGTTGGAATGTTCATTCAGCAACAAGCTCTGATTCTGACTGGGCGCGTTCGAATTGAGCGTGGTGATCAGTTCGCGGGTGAAAGTTTCGGTATTGGCCGACCGGCTGCGGACCTGATCCAAAAGCGTCGTCGCTGCCGTTTTAAGCACTTCGTCAAATTCCGGTTTCTCCGGTTCGGACGGAAGATCCGCAGTATCAGTCGCGGCAGCCGGGTCAGTTTCATACATACTGAGCCGGTAATAAGCGGTTTGGGGGCCGGAAACAGTCCTTTTACTCCATTGCGCCCGGCGTCCGGTCGGCGAAACTAATTCGCTAAACCCGTAATCGGGGGATGCGAAATCTTCTTCGACAATTGCGATATCCGAAGTTTTGGGCGGCAAAGCAAACGAGACGATAATGGGATCGCCGCGCGCGACGAAATCGATTTTGGCTTCGATGGTCCAGACCGGCTTTTTATCATCCGGTGATAATGGAAACCCTAACGCGAAGTGTTTATAGAGAATCAATCCGATTCCCATGCCCAGCAGGAGTATGACGATAAAATATAATCTTAGATTCGTGTGCATTAGTTCACATTACCTGCTTCGAGCGCTTCAGTTTTTCCGGCGGTGAAATTTTTGCTGACATCTACAATCGCTAAGTCATTGAGTAAATTCCTGCCGATCAGAACTTGATATTTAAACTTGCTGCGATTTTCCAGCGTGAAATCGATTTGTTCATTAATATCAGCAAGAATAACCCGCATTCTGACCACAGGGCGACGCTGCGCTTCCCTATCGCCGCGTTCCTTGACGCGTACATGCCGGCGCAAGCGCCGGGTTAGTTCGAGGATCTCGCCGGTTTCCGGGTGTGTCAATTTGAATTTTACGAACGGTTTTCCATCTCTCTCAAATTCCACGATATCCATTGCATTTAGCGACGAGGTCCGCGCACCGGTATCAATCCGGGCGCTGAATTCCAGGCCGGGTGGATCGAGGTAGACGTTCTCAATGCCGCCGAGCAGTGTCTTGCCATCCATTTTTCCGGGTGATTCCGGTGTGGATGGAGCAGCATTGACATCATTACAGGAGCACTGATCAGTTTTAGCGGAGGTGGTGATTTCTTTGGTGCTTGCTAAGCTATCAGGCTGATTCCTTTCCAGAAATTTCCTGGTTTCAACCAGTTCCGCAAAAAGGTTAACCAGCTCCGATTCCCGGGCCTGGATCATCGCTTCCCTTTCCGATAGTTGATCTTCCCGTGCATTGCATGCACCCAGCATTGCAACAATAAGAACGATAAGCAGACGGTTTAAGCAAGTTTTGCCAGTGGATAAATGAGGAATACTCATGAGTGGAATTGCACTGTAAATGGTAATAGTAAGTAAATGGGATCGAATTCTGCTGTGTTTGCAATGACAACCCGGTTCAAACGGTTATTGGTTCGCTGTCATGGGCTCTTAAGATGGATGGTCAATGATTGGTTTTTATAGGTACACGCATAGCGGTGAATCTCCAGGCAATGCGACGTGATGGTGATCTGATAACTGCCAGGTGTTTCGCTTTGGGTGTCGAACTTGAATTCAAATTGCCCTTCCGCGTTACTGGGATAGGATTGATCCGCCAAGATGGAACCGTCGGGCCGGGTAACTTTGAAATTCAGCAAAACATCGGCTGCCGCTTGATCATTGTAATTCACCCAGCCGTGCAGAATGACGGGTTCACCGATGGTGAATTGTGTTTTAGGATCGATAAGAATCGGTTGTGATATATGGGTCGCCCATGAACTGGGTATGCCACTGGCTAAAAAAAGCAAAGCCAACAATGCAAAAATTAATGTTTTCTTTGAGGCCATCATAATCGTTGTAAATCAGTAAAAGAATCGTTTAATAATCAATTGGTCGCGATGAAGAATTTTTAAGGGGGTCATTTCTTTGGTAAATAGAGATCGGTGATAGTTCCGGTTGCGGTTTCCGCTGCAAACAGAATTGTTTCCGACAGCGTCGGGTGCGGGTGGATGGTTAAACCGATATCTTCCATATCAGCGCCCATTTCCAGCGCCAGCACGGTTTCGGCGATGAGTTCACCGGCATTGATACCGGTGATACCGGCGCCGAGTATCCGCCGTGTCTTTTTATCGAATAATAATTGTGTGTATCCCTCGTCGCGTGCCATCGAGATGGCGCGTCCGCTGGCAGCCCAGGGAAAGCTGCTTTTCTCATAGTCGATGCCTTGCTGGATGGCTTCTTTTTCAGTCAAGCCCATCCAAGCCACTTCAGGGTCGGTGTAAGCCACCGAGGGGATTGTGCGGGCATCGAACTGCGCTTTATGACCGGCAATTACTTCAGCGGCGAGCTTTCCCTCGTAGGCCGCTTTGTGCGCCAGCATCGGTTCGCCCGCGATATCGCCGATCGCGAAAATATGCGGCAGATTGGTGCGCATTTGCGGATCCACCGGAATGAAGCCTCGCTCATTGACATGAATACCGATTTCACCGGCACCGATAGTATTTCCATTCGGACGCCGTCCGGCTGCCACCAGAATCCGGTCGTAGGTTTGCTGCGATGGTGCATTCTCACCTTCGAAGGTGACAACTAATCCGTCCGCTGACGGTTCAATCCGGCTTACTTTTGTTTTAAGATAGATTGCTTCATAACGTTTCTTGATACGGCGGAATAACGGTTTGATCAGATCTGCATCGGCGCCGGGAATCAACTGTTCCATCGTTTCAACCACGCTGATTTTACTTCCCAGCGCGTCATAGACGGTTGCCATTTCCAGACCGATGATGCCGCCGCCAATGATCAGCAATCGTTGCGGGATGTCTTGCGGATTCAAAGCATCGGTGGAATCCATCAAGCGCGGATCGTGGTATGGAAAACCAGGAATGCGGGCAACGCTGGAGCCGGCGGCAATGATGCAGTGGTCGAAAGAAATTGTTTTGCGGCCATCGGCGGTAGCCACTTCCAGCAAATGGGCTGAGGCAAATTTCCCAACGCCGTGGACAATTTCGACTTTGCGCTGCTTTGCCAGTGCCTTCAGACCTTTGGTCAGCTTGGCTATGACCGACTCTTTCCAGGTGCGCAGCTTGTCCAGATCGACCTGAGGCTTGCCGAATGCGATGCCGCGAGACGACAGTTCCTCGGTTTCGGTAATGACCTTGGCTGCATGCAACAGTGCCTTCGAAGGGATGCAACCGACATTCAAGCATACTCCGCCGAGTGTTGGATAACGCTCGACTAACACCACTTTCTTGCCCAGATCGGCGGTGCGGAAGGCTGCGGTGTAACCGCCGGGGCCGGCGCCGAGCACTACGACATCGGCATGGATGTCGCCTTGCATGCTTGCTTGTTCAGATCGCGATAGTGTTGCTGACGGCGAAACTGGAGGGGCTTGAGACACGTCGTGAGACGATCCGGTTTGAATGGATTCCGCCGGTTGAATGACTGCTAATGTCAAAATCACCGATCCTTCCGAAACTTTATCGCCCACGCTGACACGGATATCCTGTACGGTTCCGGCTTGTGGCGACGGTATTTCCATCGAGGCTTTATCGGTTTCCAATGTGATCAGCGAAGTTTCTTTCTCGACGGCATCGCCAGGCGATACCAGCACTTCAATGACCGGTACATCCTTGAAATCACCGATGTCGGGAATTTTTACTTCAATAATGGGTGCCATGGAAACCTTTAACGGGGTGTTTAATTTCTTAACTGACCGTCACCCAGCACGATAAACTTCTGACTGGTCAAGCCTTCGAGACCCACTGGTCCCCGCGCATGAAGTTTGTCGGTGGAGATGCCGATTTCGGCGCCCAAACCGTATTCAAAACCATCCGC
This is a stretch of genomic DNA from Nitrosomonas sp. sh817. It encodes these proteins:
- the lpdA gene encoding dihydrolipoyl dehydrogenase, with amino-acid sequence MAPIIEVKIPDIGDFKDVPVIEVLVSPGDAVEKETSLITLETDKASMEIPSPQAGTVQDIRVSVGDKVSEGSVILTLAVIQPAESIQTGSSHDVSQAPPVSPSATLSRSEQASMQGDIHADVVVLGAGPGGYTAAFRTADLGKKVVLVERYPTLGGVCLNVGCIPSKALLHAAKVITETEELSSRGIAFGKPQVDLDKLRTWKESVIAKLTKGLKALAKQRKVEIVHGVGKFASAHLLEVATADGRKTISFDHCIIAAGSSVARIPGFPYHDPRLMDSTDALNPQDIPQRLLIIGGGIIGLEMATVYDALGSKISVVETMEQLIPGADADLIKPLFRRIKKRYEAIYLKTKVSRIEPSADGLVVTFEGENAPSQQTYDRILVAAGRRPNGNTIGAGEIGIHVNERGFIPVDPQMRTNLPHIFAIGDIAGEPMLAHKAAYEGKLAAEVIAGHKAQFDARTIPSVAYTDPEVAWMGLTEKEAIQQGIDYEKSSFPWAASGRAISMARDEGYTQLLFDKKTRRILGAGITGINAGELIAETVLALEMGADMEDIGLTIHPHPTLSETILFAAETATGTITDLYLPKK
- a CDS encoding RimK/LysX family protein, with protein sequence MSIPHLSTGKTCLNRLLIVLIVAMLGACNAREDQLSEREAMIQARESELVNLFAELVETRKFLERNQPDSLASTKEITTSAKTDQCSCNDVNAAPSTPESPGKMDGKTLLGGIENVYLDPPGLEFSARIDTGARTSSLNAMDIVEFERDGKPFVKFKLTHPETGEILELTRRLRRHVRVKERGDREAQRRPVVRMRVILADINEQIDFTLENRSKFKYQVLIGRNLLNDLAIVDVSKNFTAGKTEALEAGNVN
- a CDS encoding inactive transglutaminase family protein — encoded protein: MHTNLRLYFIVILLLGMGIGLILYKHFALGFPLSPDDKKPVWTIEAKIDFVARGDPIIVSFALPPKTSDIAIVEEDFASPDYGFSELVSPTGRRAQWSKRTVSGPQTAYYRLSMYETDPAAATDTADLPSEPEKPEFDEVLKTAATTLLDQVRSRSANTETFTRELITTLNSNAPSQNQSLLLNEHSNEEYKTHLIINLLALEGISARIVRGLYLKDGRRRQTLTNFVEVYIGGQWLLFNQNSGEIGKPKNFLIWQRGDQSLLDVVGGKNSQISFSIIKNVHSTRNLVVRDSMNKQAGIIDFSIYSLPIEQQNAFKMILLLPIGALIVVIMRLLIGIRTSGTFMPILIALALIQTTLLTGILIFLTVVGTGLLIRSYLSRLNLLFVARISAVIIVVIAIIASISIISNKLGLDQALTVTFFPMIILSWTIERMSVLWEEDGPREVFIQGGGSLLTAVIAYLFMTNRTIEYLTFNFPELMLVNLALILILGQYTGYRLSELYRFHALERRNVSGKR
- a CDS encoding alpha-L-glutamate ligase-like protein, which translates into the protein MFLASAKKLRSFGIIGMNQRNFGLISRYNPRRLYPLVDDKLKTKLLAQQAGITVPELLGTVQYQHDVRLLKEILDPHAQFVIKPVKGSGGKGILVITEHEHNLYFKPSGDALQLRDIERHVSNILSGLHSLGGKPDMVMIESLIQLDPVFADYSYEGIPDLRIIVFRGYPIMAMLRLTTHASDGKANLHQGAVGVGIDMGSGSALHAVQYGEPVLFHPDTRKTFSELVIPHWDKLLQLAAACYEMTGLGYLGADIVLDRDHGPMIIELNARPGLSIQVANAAGLAPRVTVIESIQEIDPDPQSRAAFSKQQFAIDSVNEPPRELRTRRDDRAM
- a CDS encoding diguanylate cyclase, encoding MENKLHDEFQERLCSLATMFIEELPDKITEIETLWSKLLSEWEPGMLQEIHRAVNNLAGSSKTFGFSELSIEARVLEQIFKNLLLQQVSADAFQANRISQQILELKKISEDNESNPIFIRQTIANKEAFLTIPQPSDLIFVVNADAEAAEELALQLRYYGYEVEVFNHLDKFRAAILQIPNAIVLMEIEFPDDEMAGIRVMEEIQRELTQPAQVIFISVHDGLDYRLGAVRAGGLAYFTKPFNPVELIGQLDLITASQIQDSFRILLVDDNPTILAYNAAVLERAGMTVKAVTGPAQLLETLNGFNPDLILMDLYMPGCNGIELAKVIRQMEGFIAIPIVYLSSENDFNTQREAMSLGGDDFLVKPVFSRQLISAVTLRVMRARSLRALMVHDGLTGLLNHTAIKEELVREVVRSDRLNTPLSYAMVDIDFIKKINDLHGHAAGDRVIKSLARLLKQRLRGTDTVGRYGGEEFAVIMNDTDATSAAKVIDEIRHVFSRLLHLSQDEEFSVSFSCGIADLEHFPDAAKLSEAAEKALFHAKQRGRNKVVVNSGD